Below is a window of Synergistaceae bacterium DNA.
CAGGAATGTTGACAGTCTTCTTTTCTTTTACAGACATTTCAATGGGCCCCACCTTTACCGCCTGTGTATCTTTGGTGTAGCTGAAGCTTCCATATGCCAGTCCGAATATTCCTGCCGCTATCAAGATGATCGCTGCAACCTTAATTCCCTGCATATCCATCTTCTCCTTTACAAAAACATCTTTATTCCAGCCATGGATCCCGGATCAAAAACATATCGGCGGAATGTCTCAATGTTATGATATATCTATTGCCATTAGAGCCCCCTGCCTTGAATGATACGAACCAAAAACATAACCACAGCAACGACCAGAAGAATATGAATGAACCCGCCCATCGTATGAGAGGTCACGAATCCCAAAAGCCAGAGCACAAGCAGAATAACAGCAACGGTACTTAACATTTTCATTCCCCTCCTTAAAGCCGGATCGTCCCTGTCAAAGGGATCCGGCTGCCGATTACAGATGTTGCGCAGGAACCTACCTGCCGGCGGCGCATTTTTGCAGGATCGTCCCGGAATTGCACTTTAAGCCCCAGTATGATGGATTGACCGATCCATCACCAACACGGCCATGACTTCAACGTCCCTCTGCGCGGACATTTACTGAAGGGTATCCGTTGAGGAAATTATGCGCTCGTTTGGCGTCATTGCCAGCGAAGGGGAGGCAGCGGCAAACACAGCGGCAATGACAATAAACACCAAGAATATAATCGGACCCGCAGACGCTTTTACCATAATTATTATTTCTCCTTTTATTGTGCTGTTTATATCTTTAATCTCTTTTTAAGGAATATTATGTAAGTTAATTCATACT
It encodes the following:
- a CDS encoding lmo0937 family membrane protein, with product MLSTVAVILLVLWLLGFVTSHTMGGFIHILLVVAVVMFLVRIIQGRGL